A window of the Brumimicrobium sp. genome harbors these coding sequences:
- a CDS encoding PorP/SprF family type IX secretion system membrane protein — MKKLGHIFVWLLVCSATYAQDIHWSQFDYNPVFQNPANVGRFNGDYRFFANYRDQWRSVTKAFSTISVSVEAKNLYKGISVGAFFFHDVEGDGKMRTIEFQPSVSYTLKLSADSTHLFRPGLQLGINNRSLDPTKFYYDNQWDGTKFDQNLPNNEVYQTRKRTNFTIGIGAAYEFQKSKRERINVGIGVFNLNRPNQGFFGQKMNREIRLNVFAQAEYKIGYDWDILPSLQMNFQGKYREFILGSQVRYILKDRLGEYMTVMGGLYYRAQDALYLLVGMEYQSWWAGVSYDINASSLVPASTARGGIELSVRYIFFNFKPKKIFHRACPDYI, encoded by the coding sequence TTGAAGAAACTAGGACATATATTCGTTTGGCTTTTGGTGTGTAGTGCAACCTATGCACAAGACATACATTGGTCTCAATTTGACTATAATCCGGTGTTTCAAAACCCAGCCAATGTAGGTCGTTTCAACGGAGATTATCGTTTCTTTGCTAACTACAGAGACCAATGGAGAAGTGTTACAAAAGCATTTTCAACGATTTCTGTTTCTGTAGAGGCAAAAAATCTCTATAAAGGAATCAGTGTAGGAGCCTTCTTTTTTCATGATGTAGAAGGAGATGGAAAGATGAGAACTATAGAATTTCAACCATCAGTTTCCTATACCTTGAAATTATCAGCAGATTCGACTCATTTATTTAGACCCGGACTCCAACTAGGAATCAATAATCGTTCGTTAGACCCCACTAAATTCTATTATGACAATCAGTGGGATGGAACTAAGTTTGATCAAAATTTACCTAATAATGAGGTATATCAAACGCGCAAAAGAACAAATTTCACCATTGGCATAGGTGCTGCTTATGAATTTCAAAAAAGTAAACGAGAACGCATCAATGTAGGAATAGGTGTATTCAACTTAAATCGACCCAATCAAGGTTTTTTTGGTCAAAAAATGAATCGGGAAATACGTTTGAATGTATTCGCTCAAGCTGAATACAAAATTGGATATGATTGGGATATTTTACCTAGTTTACAAATGAATTTTCAAGGAAAATACAGAGAATTTATTTTAGGCTCCCAAGTTAGATACATTCTAAAAGACCGATTAGGCGAATATATGACAGTAATGGGAGGATTGTATTATCGTGCACAAGATGCTCTATATTTATTAGTAGGCATGGAATACCAAAGTTGGTGGGCTGGAGTTTCGTATGATATCAATGCGTCTTCTTTAGTTCCGGCAAGTACAGCCCGAGGTGGTATCGAATTAAGTGTGCGTTATATTTTCTTTAATTTTAAACCAAAAAAGATTTTTCACAGAGCATGTCCAGATTATATATAG